The DNA sequence aaaacaGCACATAATGCAAAGTCAGAAAGAAGAAATactcaaaacatttaattaaatagaaATGGTCAAATGCTGTTCTTATATGAAAGACCTTGGggattaattttaatatttcaagaataaaTCAAGTGATATCCAATCATTTTCTTAGACTGACAGTGTATTTTTCACTGCCACAGAATCACATTGTTGTACAAAAACTATTATACACATCTGTGGACTGGGTGACATGTGCCTTTGTTATAATGAACAAaaggcactgtagtttattttgaataaaCACCACGGacactgtcctgctgcagtAAAAACTCACCAATAGCTAAAAACAGTGCCCacatcataaaatatatatattatttagcTTTCGAAAATGAAACTATGTATCTGTGACCGGTTTTCAGAGATTGCCATCTTCAGAAGGAACGAAAGGGCTTGGGGTTAAGTGCCACAGACAAAGTAGAGAAGTTGGAAAGCACTCAGAGACAGGCTAATgcactgttggttttggtgttttaaTGGGCTTTGTTGACGATAACAAAAATATAGCATAACCTCAACTACTGGCAGAACTCACCTATGGCCTGGGAAGGAACAGAAGGTTTGTCAGTTAGGTCATCaatctgaaacacacagaaaatgtgtAATGGATCATGTCTTcaaattgaaataaattaatattatgtGTGTTAGCACTGAGAAAGAATGAATTATGTTCAACGAcagaagtaaaaacaaaaaataaataaaaagggaaaacttcagggtttttttttttgagaaaccATCACCTTAGTGTGAGACTTTAGAACTAAGCTAGCCTAAACTCTCTCTAAAATGCACTTAACACTCTCGTCTGTTCATGTCAGTTAGTTGTTACACTATTAGCACTTCATGCTACCTATGTCCATGCAGATGAAGCAGAATCTAGGCCTACTCTAAGAAACATTGTAAAAAAGTAGAGGACAGGCAAAACTGCAAGCAAGCTGAATGAAGTGCTCTTCCCTGAGTGGTGCCCTGTCCTGTCCGTCTGTCCATCTGTGAGAACAGGAAGGGCGCGGGGATGGGAGGGTTCAGTCACTTACAGACTCATATGTGGGGGGAGAAGTGGGCAGCTGAGGGGGCGGCCCTCCACCCATGTGGGGCTGAAAGCTGTTGTAGGTTCCAATGGGAGCATTATACGGTTCCTAGAAGAAATCAACAGTCAGGTACAAGTCTGAACGTCTGTAAATGcatatttctcttttctgtcaAGCCAAGATAAGTAAGGATAACAAAGTACAATTGTTTTGGACCATACATTAAATTTTGGGTGCAACGATCACTGTTAAAACTACATCTTTCTCACTTTGCCACATGGTCATGTCATCACAATAATCCGCAATGGCCCTGACGGACTTCAATAGTTTAAATGGGCCAAAGTGTCAATTTGTCTTCAGAATATAATGTAGACTGGCACCAAGCCTTCCGGTTTTTAAATCAcgacttaaaacacatttttattccttgGCTTTTAATCTGGCATGAgaactgtatgttgtatttgtctggtggtgtattttctctattttttgtttcatgtcaatgtacagcactttggtcaacctggttgttttaaatgtgctttagaaataaagtttgactGATGTCcagtcggccgactcttccagatatttggcatgctagatatctggcagacgatGTGATGCGTCATTGAGTGGTTCACACAGAACGCCTGGTGACCGCCGactgatttacccccgatcccagcctgacggtcgccgagcggcaaatcgtGCTAAAAAACATGTAGTGTAAACTAGGCTTTAGTGAGACAATGAGTTGTATTTGCGATTTTGGGTGAACTGTACCTTTAAAGCTAGTCAGAAGAATGGCCAAAACATACATGATCATCTTTGCTGTTGTGAATTATAAATAAGTTTTAAATCCATAGAGTACTGTGTTTTTTAGGATTTAATCATCATCAAGATAATACCGTCCATCCTAAGCATTTTGGCAAAAGGTAACTGCTCTCCATGATGGTTAGTCGATATGACAATGTATTTTATACATGTAACATTGGGACTGAAGCCTTCATCCATGTCATCTACTATTGCACTCTAAGGTTTCCTATAACCAAATGTATAACTCACAACAAAATCATTAAGAAAAGGGTCTTTAAAAGAAATCACTTACGGCTCCGTTGGGGGGTGGATAGTTGAACGCTGTAGGCATAGGCATGGGCATAGGCATAGGCATGGGCATGGCAGGAGCAGTGAAACCTCCAccacccccccctcctcctcctctaggTTTCTTGTCCATGTCCACGTCAATCAGGTCTGCCTCCTCTCCAGGACACACCTCAGGCTGTCCGGAGAAAGGAGTGGATGAGtggttaaataaacaaattgcaTGACATCATCCTTCTTAGAGAGCgataacagatttttttaaggCTCACCCGGACCATGGCGTCAGGTTCATACGGCACATTATAGTTCTTGGCGATCTCTATCAGGTAGCGCTCCACCAAGATCTTGGGAGGGGCCTCCACACTCAGTTTGTGCATCAGCTATAAACAAATCAGAGATGTGATTAGAAGCTGCTAAAAGTTAGGCAAACATGCATTCTTGAACCGACTTGTGGGCAGTCAGTGGAAAAAAATGCCTACCCTATCGTTGACTGTGCCAATCTGGTTTGTCCTGCACAGCTTGCCGTACTCCTTGCTATATTTTGCACATAGCTGGTCAGATACCTGAAAGAGCATTTAGAGATAAGACTGTCAAGACTGTTCTAAATGGGAATAAATAGAAAGAACTTGTTCAATATAGTTGGCAATGCGGCAAACATTATGTTCCATCTAGACAGTACTTACAGTTTTTAGTTCAGACACCTCTGACTGTAGACGAGGTGCTGCCCATATGAGGGTGGACACTGCCTCCTGTAAACCTGGGTCCAGTTCCCTAATTGCGGAAACCGAAAAGGGGGTTAACAAGAAAGACCACACACCAGTATGTTCAATAAAAGTGGTATTAGTGCACGTTTGGCTAAGTTACTCACTTCATGGACTGAATGAGGCCAAAGCGAGTCAGCAGCAGGTCACAGTAAAGCTCCAGGATCTCCATGGCTTCCACCAGGTAGTCTTCTCTGATAATGTGCTCCACACGGATCCGTGCCCGTTCATCCTTCCCTGATGACAGGTAATCTGCAATCTCCTTTCTTGCCTTTTGAGCAAGCTCAGCTTCAATTTAAATGTGTGAATTGGAGTGAGAAAGGGAACTGTCATTACTgggagaaacagaaaacatttgtctTGCAAGTAGGTCAACTCTACCAGAGTGTGAATTTATCCAGCCCAGGacttacttttctttttctcaaggAGTTTGAGTCGGTTGATGACCAGCCGGAGGTTAACTCTTAGCCTCTCTGCTTTGAATCCTCCTCCCAGCATGACTATAGACTATCTGTATTTAACAGGGAGGAGATGAGAGTAGCAGAACCACTCGGGAACATACAACCAAAACCGACCTACAGAGTCCAGCTAACGTCGCCCTCACCTCTCAGCCAGTGAGTCACTGAATCATGTGAGCATGACCAACCCATCACAACAGAATGACTCCGCAGATTTACTCCAAACAAATACCACACACGCGAAAACATTAAATTAGCCTGCTATCGTAAACTGCGTTAGCATTAAACGTTTAACAGTTCAAAACAGTTAGCCTGACGGACAGCTAACGCGGCTACGTAATGTTAAGCCATGCTACTATAAACCTTACCATCTTATCgattttctttctcctttttcccATCAATTTACTTAACAATACTATTACACCCACATTCAAAAAGCAAATTGTGTCTGCGTTAACCAAACCCGTCAGCTAACTGTTAGCCTCCGCTTTGCTAGCAATAGCAGTCTCCTACGTTAAGTTACCTAGCTCTCGCTCAACGCTAgctaaaatcaaaacaaacagattAAACACTCTCGAATAGTTTGTAGAATTGGACAACATTAAAGCGACAAACATTTGATAAAGCGATACTGACTTACCTGTAAGTATTAGTCAACCGTACACACCAACTTATTTgggtttctgtctgtcttccgTCGCCTGGTTCACTTCCGCAATTATCTTTAGTGACGTCATATGAGTGGGCGGGGTCTACATTCTTCGTGTCAAAAGGAGTCAACCAAAAGTGTGATCCTTATACAGCCTACTGAAttactgtattttgtattaacacacacaaacacaactgttttatttccttatctaatgaaatgtacgaaattaattgtccttatgtactttatatatagctttggcaatTATTGTTAAGGACCTTGAGCACCGCCCGTTTTTTTTCCTGGAGAGAAAGGGCTTTTTTAgttatcgtgtgtgtgtgtgtgtgtgtgcgcacgcaccAATACTAATGAAGACCATGGTGTTTAAATTTACCCAgatacaaattcaaaaaatgcactgtggaatgtttgggGTGTGTACGTGCACGTGTATAAATAACTATGTACTACACttaatatgttgtgtgtagcatgaaCGAACTACAAAATccgtttcgttatgcagccttgtgctgtataatggctaataaactaccttgtacttatctctgtgtgaacttattttatttttttattgaaatctGTTGAGTATGAAATAATTGTGTGTgagggaattaaaataaattggtaaggaagtcagagttgtgttaatatatttatcattttgtttaaagaaaatattttttaaataaataatcatgagaagtgccctttttttcacttgagctACTGCCCCCCCAAATGTCTGTGTACATCCCTGGCtcttaaatacaaaacagaggTAGTACTTTACCTTTACCCTGATTTGGGCCCATCCGTATAATTGTGCTTGAtacaataaatgcattttactgactAGCTTACTTTACCTCAGTAATGGGAGactttatacttttatactTCTTTGATTTCCATAAGCTGAAAGCCATAATCATTAAGATTTAGCTGTATTGAATCTAGTTCTGACAAATCTAGACAGTGTCACAGAAAAAATTTTTATttccacaatattctaattttctgagcaGCACCTGTAAATGTTGCTTGAGTAATGCCTTGTGGTATGTGTTTATTCTATTAGGGATGTGACAACTTGTTCCATTCCTGACCTGTACTAGATTAAGGTCTTTCAAAACCTAAAATCACTTGATTTCAGGTGATCTCAATTCTGTATTTTCGATGTTCAAGTTGTAAGTCATATTTTAAGTTTTGCTAATACACACAGAGTATCGAAGATTGTTAGCTTGAGACGTCTGTGGTAATGATCTGATTTACGTTTTCTCCTATTACGTGCCAACCTTTTtcctatacagtctatgatcccaacaagacaaaacaaatgtgtatgCGAACCCGTTATTGTCTCTTTTAGGATTTTCTAATGAGGAAAATACTTTTCGTGTAATGAACAACTGTGGATCTTCACACAGGCATTGAGCATTCATTTTTAGACAAAGGAAAGTACTCTGATCTTTTCATGTGAATGAACATTATTAAAGTTGAAAATGCTGTAGTTATTGCCAAACACAAATCTGGGCACTTGATTTATTtgaatgaaaatggaaacacttAACAGGGACTTTCAGATTTAATATATTGCAGCTTTCTCATAAAAAAAGAATCTGTACAATAAAAAGTTGATCTTCCACGACAAACTATCACAGTTATTATAACTTGAGTTTGCTGACAGAAACCTCTTTGCGTTTCTTCTTTGTTGAAGATGGGTCTTTTGCAGTTTTGATCTGGCTTTTGACCTGGTCCTGCAGCTGAGAGAAGAAGGCTTGAGAGGACCGCAGAGCCTTGTCCTTTCCCTCGTCCTGGAACAGAGGAACACCGTGAATCACCTCAGGAACAGACAGTATTATCTAAGAAGTAATGTAATGGTTATTTGGCATTGGTTCAATTGCCTGCTCTAAccagttcttcttcttttgttgaTTCAGTCAGGGGTGGTAGAAGTTCTCAGAAacgttactcaagtaaaagtactaatactttaaagtaaaagtactcttttacaagtaaaagtacaagtacccCTTACCTCTACCACTTAAGT is a window from the Micropterus dolomieu isolate WLL.071019.BEF.003 ecotype Adirondacks linkage group LG20, ASM2129224v1, whole genome shotgun sequence genome containing:
- the ist1 gene encoding IST1 homolog isoform X1, with protein sequence MLGGGFKAERLRVNLRLVINRLKLLEKKKTELAQKARKEIADYLSSGKDERARIRVEHIIREDYLVEAMEILELYCDLLLTRFGLIQSMKELDPGLQEAVSTLIWAAPRLQSEVSELKTVSDQLCAKYSKEYGKLCRTNQIGTVNDRLMHKLSVEAPPKILVERYLIEIAKNYNVPYEPDAMVRPEVCPGEEADLIDVDMDKKPRGGGGGGGGGFTAPAMPMPMPMPMPMPTAFNYPPPNGAEPYNAPIGTYNSFQPHMGGGPPPQLPTSPPTYESIDDLTDKPSVPSQAIAPGPSSQLFNNNTLPELPSVPDTLPTSSFGGNTSTSDDIDFDDLTRRFEELKKKT
- the ist1 gene encoding IST1 homolog isoform X2 yields the protein MLGGGFKAERLRVNLRLVINRLKLLEKKKTELAQKARKEIADYLSSGKDERARIRVEHIIREDYLVEAMEILELYCDLLLTRFGLIQSMKELDPGLQEAVSTLIWAAPRLQSEVSELKTVSDQLCAKYSKEYGKLCRTNQIGTVNDRLMHKLSVEAPPKILVERYLIEIAKNYNVPYEPDAMVRPEVCPGEEADLIDVDMDKKPRGGGGGGGGGFTAPAMPMPMPMPMPMPTAFNYPPPNGAEPYNAPIGTYNSFQPHMGGGPPPQLPTSPPTYESAIAPGPSSQLFNNNTLPELPSVPDTLPTSSFGGNTSTSDDIDFDDLTRRFEELKKKT